The Thermus oshimai DSM 12092 genome includes a window with the following:
- a CDS encoding M28 family metallopeptidase — protein sequence MNPTLARVLELLRLPHRGSATPLEAETFRRLRAFLEGEGYPVQTLPFKGVRSYGPELMGISLLLALAPLSPFFPLLGALAFFLYFSGHRPWGFLLDRFPSQNLLLWKGEGPRALLLLAHVDTAKTFFLYHPKRVSGFRRQFLLNALLAALAPFLALTPWAWAVGAYFLVQAGLLLHRERTAPYVEGGNDNGSGVAVATALFLEATPPPGFRLGLALTGCEEVGALGAKALLPHLPPGTLVLNLDNVGRGALFYAEGEGMLLYHPYRGPLLEAARTLEGARPLRYRLAYFDALPLAQKGFPCLTLIRLEGGVPPDWHWPTDTFARLDPGALEATLAYARALLARVFASGGGPFAGRPGSSPP from the coding sequence ATGAACCCCACCCTGGCCCGGGTCCTGGAGCTCCTAAGGCTCCCCCACCGGGGGAGCGCCACCCCCCTCGAGGCCGAGACCTTCCGCCGCCTGAGGGCCTTTTTGGAAGGGGAGGGGTACCCGGTGCAGACCCTCCCCTTCAAAGGGGTGCGGAGCTACGGCCCGGAACTCATGGGCATCAGCCTCCTCCTGGCCCTGGCGCCCCTTTCCCCCTTCTTTCCCCTCCTGGGGGCCTTGGCCTTCTTCCTCTACTTCAGCGGCCACCGGCCCTGGGGCTTCCTCCTGGACCGCTTTCCCTCGCAAAACCTCCTCCTCTGGAAAGGGGAAGGCCCCCGTGCCCTCCTCCTCCTGGCCCACGTGGACACCGCCAAGACCTTCTTCCTCTACCACCCCAAGCGGGTTTCGGGCTTCCGGCGGCAGTTCCTCCTGAACGCGCTCCTGGCGGCCCTGGCCCCTTTCCTCGCCCTTACCCCTTGGGCCTGGGCGGTGGGGGCCTACTTCCTGGTGCAGGCGGGGCTTCTTCTCCACCGGGAGCGCACCGCCCCTTACGTGGAAGGGGGCAACGACAACGGGAGCGGGGTGGCGGTGGCCACGGCCCTCTTCCTGGAGGCCACCCCCCCGCCCGGCTTCCGCCTGGGCCTGGCCCTCACGGGGTGCGAGGAGGTGGGGGCCCTGGGGGCCAAGGCCCTCCTCCCCCACCTCCCCCCGGGGACCCTGGTCCTGAACCTGGACAACGTGGGCCGGGGGGCGCTTTTCTATGCCGAAGGGGAGGGGATGCTCCTCTACCACCCCTACCGGGGCCCCCTCCTGGAGGCGGCCCGCACCCTGGAGGGCGCCCGGCCCCTCCGCTACCGCCTGGCCTACTTTGATGCCCTGCCCCTGGCCCAGAAGGGCTTTCCCTGCCTCACCCTGATCCGCCTGGAAGGGGGCGTCCCCCCCGACTGGCACTGGCCCACGGACACCTTCGCCCGCCTGGACCCGGGGGCCCTCGAGGCCACCCTGGCCTACGCCCGGGCCCTTTTGGCGCGGGTCTTTGCTAGTGGTGGAGGACCCTTTGCAGGAAGGCCCGGGTCCTCTCCTCCTTAG
- a CDS encoding amino acid ABC transporter ATP-binding protein gives MEPLVRIQNLHKYFGPLHVLKGITLEVAPGERLVIIGPSGSGKSTLIRCINRLEDFQEGTVTVDGMDVKDDRLLPKIRREVGMVFQQFNLFPHMTVLDNVTLGPIRVRRLSRAEAERKAMELLERVGIADQAKKYPGQLSGGQQQRVAIARALAMEPKLMLFDEPTSALDPEMVGEVLDVMRDLARGGMTMVVVTHEMGFAREVADRVVFMDRGEIVEEAPPEAIFTRPKEERTRAFLQRVLHH, from the coding sequence GTGGAACCCCTGGTGCGCATCCAGAACCTGCACAAGTACTTCGGCCCCCTCCACGTGCTGAAAGGGATCACCCTGGAGGTGGCCCCCGGGGAAAGGCTGGTCATCATCGGCCCCTCGGGCTCGGGGAAGAGCACCCTCATCCGCTGCATCAACCGCCTGGAAGACTTCCAAGAAGGCACGGTGACCGTGGACGGCATGGACGTGAAGGACGACCGCCTCCTCCCCAAAATCCGCCGGGAGGTGGGCATGGTCTTCCAGCAGTTCAACCTCTTCCCCCACATGACCGTCCTGGACAACGTCACCCTAGGCCCCATCCGGGTGCGGCGCCTGAGCCGGGCCGAGGCGGAGCGGAAGGCCATGGAGCTCCTGGAACGGGTGGGGATCGCCGACCAGGCCAAAAAGTACCCGGGGCAGCTTTCCGGGGGGCAGCAGCAGCGGGTGGCCATCGCCCGGGCCCTGGCCATGGAGCCCAAGCTGATGCTCTTTGACGAGCCCACCTCGGCCCTGGACCCGGAGATGGTGGGGGAGGTGTTGGACGTGATGCGGGACCTGGCCCGGGGGGGGATGACCATGGTGGTGGTGACCCACGAGATGGGGTTTGCCCGGGAGGTGGCGGACCGGGTGGTGTTCATGGACCGGGGGGAGATCGTGGAGGAGGCCCCTCCCGAGGCCATCTTCACCCGGCCTAAGGAGGAGAGGACCCGGGCCTTCCTGCAAAGGGTCCTCCACCACTAG
- a CDS encoding TRAP transporter permease: MKEAAPDLLAVEESELGGRRPKSPWARGALFGLGVLWSLFQLWATELGTLDPLRLRAVHLAFALALAFLAYPGRRGPRDRIPLLDWALALLGVAGALYVVLDYYGITQLRGGIPSGRDVVMGTLTLLALFLAAWRVVGPALPIIASAFVLYALTGPKGLLPFTLPPWLQLHAGSSWGQLMGQLYTTAEGIWGVPLGVSATFVFLFVLFGALLEKAGAGRFFIQVAYALLGHFRGGPAKAAVVASALTGVVSGSSVSNVVTTGTFTIPLMKRVGYPPEKAGAVEVASSSNGQLMPPVMGAAAFIMAEFLQIPYSTLILMAAIPAVLAYATLFITVHLEALLLGLKGVPRAELPPLAPILRGGAHYLLPLLYLIYALVGLRLTPERAALNTILLMLLLLFLQEGYRAWRGGRGLLRGLGSGFRLALEGLEAGGRGMVGIALATASAGVIVGIVTMTGIGFGLVDIVERLSGGNLILVLILAQLTSLLLGMGLPTTANYIVMASLVVPVVLGLAEKAGYAVPAVAAHMFVFYFGIMADSTPPVALAAYAASAIARSDFWKTAVQGFVYELRTALLAYMFFFNPKLLLIGVESLGEGVWIFLTALLGMTAFSASLVGFLHKRTNLLERALLMAAALTLVVPGLLTDAIGLGLLLLVYLAQRVRK; encoded by the coding sequence ATGAAGGAAGCCGCGCCCGACCTCTTGGCGGTGGAGGAAAGCGAGCTTGGGGGCCGGAGGCCCAAAAGCCCCTGGGCTCGAGGGGCCCTCTTTGGGCTTGGGGTCCTCTGGAGCCTCTTCCAGCTCTGGGCCACGGAGCTGGGCACCCTGGACCCCTTGCGCCTCAGGGCGGTGCACCTGGCCTTCGCCCTGGCCCTGGCCTTTTTGGCCTACCCGGGGAGGCGAGGCCCCAGGGACAGGATTCCCCTCCTGGACTGGGCTTTGGCCCTCCTAGGGGTGGCGGGGGCCCTCTACGTGGTCTTGGACTACTACGGCATCACCCAGCTCCGGGGGGGGATCCCCAGCGGGAGGGACGTGGTCATGGGCACCCTCACCCTCCTCGCCCTCTTCCTCGCCGCCTGGCGGGTGGTGGGGCCCGCCCTGCCCATCATCGCCTCGGCCTTCGTCCTCTACGCCCTCACCGGCCCCAAAGGCCTCCTCCCCTTCACCCTTCCCCCCTGGCTCCAGCTCCACGCGGGGAGCAGCTGGGGCCAGCTCATGGGCCAGCTCTACACCACCGCGGAGGGGATCTGGGGGGTGCCCTTGGGGGTTTCCGCCACCTTCGTCTTCCTCTTCGTCCTCTTCGGGGCCCTTTTGGAAAAGGCGGGGGCAGGCCGGTTCTTCATCCAGGTGGCCTACGCCCTCCTCGGGCACTTCCGGGGCGGGCCCGCCAAGGCCGCGGTGGTGGCCAGCGCCCTCACGGGGGTGGTCTCGGGGAGCTCCGTGTCCAACGTGGTCACCACCGGCACCTTCACCATCCCCCTCATGAAGCGGGTGGGCTACCCCCCGGAGAAGGCGGGGGCGGTGGAGGTGGCGAGCTCCTCCAACGGCCAGCTCATGCCCCCTGTCATGGGGGCCGCGGCCTTCATCATGGCGGAGTTTTTGCAGATCCCCTACAGCACCCTCATCCTCATGGCCGCCATCCCCGCGGTCCTGGCCTACGCCACCCTGTTCATCACCGTGCACCTCGAGGCCCTCCTCCTGGGCCTAAAAGGGGTGCCCCGCGCGGAGCTTCCCCCCCTAGCGCCCATCCTCCGCGGGGGGGCCCACTACCTCCTCCCCCTCCTCTACCTCATCTACGCCCTGGTGGGCCTGAGGCTCACCCCGGAGCGGGCGGCCTTGAACACCATCCTCCTCATGCTCCTCCTCCTCTTCCTCCAGGAGGGCTACCGGGCCTGGCGGGGGGGGAGGGGGCTCCTAAGGGGCCTCGGCTCGGGGTTTAGGCTGGCCCTGGAGGGCCTCGAGGCGGGGGGACGGGGCATGGTGGGCATCGCCCTGGCCACCGCCAGCGCGGGGGTCATCGTGGGCATCGTGACCATGACCGGCATCGGCTTCGGGCTGGTGGACATCGTGGAGAGGCTCTCCGGGGGGAACCTCATCCTGGTCCTGATTCTGGCCCAGCTCACCAGCCTCCTCCTCGGCATGGGCCTCCCCACCACCGCCAACTACATCGTCATGGCCAGCCTGGTGGTGCCGGTGGTGCTCGGGCTTGCGGAAAAGGCGGGCTACGCCGTGCCCGCGGTGGCCGCCCACATGTTCGTCTTCTACTTCGGCATCATGGCGGACTCCACGCCCCCCGTGGCCCTGGCCGCCTACGCCGCCAGCGCCATCGCCCGCTCGGACTTCTGGAAGACCGCGGTCCAGGGCTTCGTCTACGAGCTCCGCACCGCCCTCCTCGCCTACATGTTCTTCTTCAACCCCAAGCTCCTCCTCATCGGGGTGGAAAGCCTTGGGGAGGGGGTTTGGATCTTCCTCACCGCCCTCCTGGGCATGACCGCCTTCAGCGCCAGCCTGGTGGGCTTCCTCCACAAGCGGACGAACCTCCTGGAGCGGGCCCTCCTCATGGCCGCGGCCCTCACCCTGGTGGTGCCGGGCCTCCTCACGGACGCCATCGGCCTTGGGCTCCTCCTCCTCGTCTACCTGGCGCAACGGGTGCGAAAATGA
- a CDS encoding TAXI family TRAP transporter solute-binding subunit: MRKVLSLLALLGLGFAQEFITIGSGATTGVYFPVATGMAKLVNDANVGLRANARSTGGSVANINAIAAGEFEMALAQNDIAYYAYQGCCIPAFEGKAVKGIRALAALYPEVVHIVARKDAGIRTVADLKGKRVVVGDVGSGTEQNARQILEAYGLTFDDLGQAIRVSATQGIQLMQDKRADALFYTVGLGAGAIQQLALTTPIALVAVDLGRVQTIAKKYPFYVGFNIPGGTYKGVDVTTPTVAVQAMLIASEKLSADTVYKFMKAVFGNQEAFKKIHPNLERFFSLQKAVKGLPIPLHPGAERFYKEAGVLK, encoded by the coding sequence ATGCGTAAGGTTCTATCGCTACTTGCGCTCCTTGGCCTGGGTTTCGCCCAGGAGTTCATCACCATCGGCTCCGGCGCCACCACAGGGGTGTACTTCCCCGTGGCCACGGGCATGGCCAAGCTGGTGAACGACGCCAACGTGGGCCTCCGGGCCAACGCCCGCTCCACCGGCGGGAGCGTGGCCAACATCAACGCCATCGCCGCGGGAGAGTTTGAGATGGCCCTGGCCCAGAACGACATCGCCTACTACGCCTACCAGGGCTGCTGCATCCCCGCCTTTGAGGGCAAGGCGGTGAAGGGCATCCGCGCCCTGGCCGCCCTTTACCCCGAGGTGGTCCACATCGTGGCCCGGAAGGACGCGGGCATCCGCACCGTGGCCGACCTCAAGGGCAAGCGGGTGGTGGTGGGGGACGTGGGCTCCGGCACGGAGCAGAACGCCCGGCAGATCCTCGAGGCCTATGGCCTCACCTTTGACGACCTGGGCCAGGCCATCCGCGTGAGCGCCACCCAGGGCATCCAGCTCATGCAGGACAAGCGGGCGGACGCCCTCTTCTACACCGTGGGCCTGGGGGCGGGGGCCATCCAGCAGCTGGCCCTCACCACCCCCATCGCCCTGGTGGCCGTGGACCTTGGCCGGGTGCAGACCATCGCCAAGAAGTACCCCTTCTACGTGGGCTTCAACATCCCCGGGGGCACCTACAAGGGCGTGGACGTAACCACCCCCACGGTGGCCGTCCAGGCCATGCTCATCGCCAGCGAGAAGCTCTCCGCGGACACGGTCTACAAGTTCATGAAGGCGGTCTTCGGCAACCAGGAGGCCTTCAAGAAGATCCACCCCAACCTGGAGCGGTTCTTCTCCTTGCAGAAGGCGGTGAAGGGGCTTCCCATCCCCCTCCACCCCGGGGCGGAGCGCTTCTACAAGGAGGCGGGGGTCCTGAAGTAG
- a CDS encoding DUF11 domain-containing protein, which translates to MKRLLSLAFLLALAHAQVVTPFNIRYQTTTNGNIVLIGNTLMCMSVAFSLTQCSTTRMNDPTQNNTALTSDNQLDSSRRMIFINADPANPSWPSGRGGSTAATLSLPSGAQVLWAGLYWGARANPSASGRNQIYIKGPGQSSYQSLSGTLIGTITDWGTDTTRPYTAFADVTSLVQNRGNGQYWVGGILASTGNDGLGFYAGWALVVVYRLPSEPLRNLVVYDGLASVSSGNPVTVTPSGFLTPLTGPFTAYLGAVAFEGDGGITGDQVVLNGSPVSDAQNPVNNFFNSSVSQLGTRFTAKNPDYINQMAVDVDLVDVTGRIPNGATSATIQFTSSGDTYFPTVLAFATQVFLPDLTTTFTKTGQDLNGGNLEVGDILEYTISFTNTGLDGATNVVVRDPIPPGTQYVPGSLQVLQNATGAPTGTFTDAPGDDIAEYDSTGGRVVFRLGTGANASQGGLILPSQGATVKFRVRVLPSAAGQALTNTAQVTYNSQTLGTEFSQTASSSITVSVQPAADLKVTKTGPASALPGGPISYTVTVENLGPSPVTGASFTDNVPPEITGVAWSCTPSGGASCSAPSGTGNAISLTLNLPVGGSVTIAISGTVSPSAAGQTLANTASAFPPAGVTEVNPDDNSSSASTAVALGYTLLGSVYHDREPNGAKNGEDWSSGVTVYVKLVQGSAVVAVQAVSPSAGTYAFSAVVPGTYTLVLDDNGNTSDATPTPPPGWHFINPGSGALSVTVNGDLSGLDFGLFHGTRLTGTVFYDDGEGGNTANNAVKEGAERGVAGVTVTATDGTHTRTALTDGNGNYLLWIPYGWGTVTLSHPTRPATGWNDGSTAHPVGSFSDANAPTSPGAVVNLGAASSLPPVLVRHFGVVRTSLLRPPQSGQTTSPGVHTFAHTFRPGTLGTFTLDLGSGAYAYQVRADRNCDGDFDDAGEGFSPFPLTLTVGSAWPREADGSLKACALEVRALVPPGEPAGRTDVALLQGSLAWAGSGVAEPLALTDLLTVIGGEVRLTKEVRNATQGGPFGGTAQAKPGEVLEYCITYRNLGTAPVTNLTLADPIPFFSDLVLGAYGGKELRWTHGSTVQDLTAAQDGDAGHVAGGVVYLLVGTVNPGESGGLCYRVQVR; encoded by the coding sequence ATGAAGCGTCTCCTAAGCCTGGCGTTCCTCCTGGCCTTAGCGCACGCCCAGGTGGTGACCCCCTTCAACATCCGCTACCAGACCACCACCAACGGGAACATCGTCCTGATTGGCAACACCCTGATGTGCATGAGCGTCGCTTTCTCCCTAACGCAATGCAGCACCACCCGGATGAACGATCCCACCCAAAACAACACCGCGCTTACGTCCGATAACCAGCTGGACTCTAGCCGAAGGATGATCTTCATTAACGCCGACCCCGCTAACCCCTCCTGGCCCTCCGGCCGGGGCGGGAGCACCGCCGCCACCCTCTCCCTGCCCTCTGGGGCCCAGGTCCTTTGGGCGGGGCTCTACTGGGGGGCTAGGGCTAACCCTTCGGCCAGCGGGCGAAACCAGATCTACATAAAGGGCCCCGGTCAAAGCTCCTACCAATCCCTCTCCGGCACTCTCATCGGCACGATTACCGACTGGGGCACAGACACCACCCGGCCTTACACAGCCTTCGCCGATGTGACCTCTTTGGTTCAAAACCGGGGAAACGGCCAGTACTGGGTGGGCGGTATCCTGGCCAGCACGGGCAACGATGGGTTGGGATTCTACGCTGGGTGGGCCTTGGTGGTGGTCTACCGGCTCCCCAGCGAACCCCTTCGGAACCTGGTGGTCTACGATGGGCTGGCCTCGGTTAGTAGCGGCAACCCGGTAACGGTCACCCCAAGCGGATTCCTAACGCCCCTTACCGGTCCTTTTACCGCGTACTTGGGTGCAGTGGCCTTTGAAGGAGACGGGGGGATTACGGGAGACCAGGTTGTACTGAACGGCTCACCCGTAAGCGATGCCCAAAACCCGGTGAACAACTTCTTCAATAGCTCCGTTTCCCAGCTGGGCACCCGCTTCACGGCTAAAAACCCGGACTACATCAACCAAATGGCGGTGGACGTGGACCTGGTGGACGTCACGGGCCGCATCCCCAACGGGGCCACCTCGGCCACCATCCAGTTCACCTCTAGCGGAGACACTTACTTCCCCACCGTTCTTGCCTTCGCCACCCAGGTCTTCCTCCCAGACCTCACCACCACCTTCACCAAAACCGGGCAGGACCTAAACGGGGGCAACCTGGAGGTGGGGGACATCCTGGAGTACACCATCAGCTTCACCAATACCGGACTGGATGGGGCCACCAACGTGGTGGTAAGGGACCCCATTCCCCCTGGCACCCAGTACGTGCCGGGAAGCCTCCAGGTGTTGCAAAACGCCACCGGGGCCCCCACCGGCACCTTCACCGACGCCCCGGGGGACGACATCGCCGAGTACGACAGCACGGGTGGCCGCGTGGTCTTCCGGCTGGGCACCGGGGCCAACGCGAGCCAAGGGGGGCTTATTCTGCCCAGCCAGGGTGCCACGGTGAAGTTCCGGGTTCGGGTCCTCCCCTCCGCCGCTGGGCAGGCCCTCACCAACACCGCCCAGGTGACCTACAACAGCCAGACCTTGGGCACTGAGTTTAGCCAGACGGCCTCTTCCAGCATCACCGTTTCCGTCCAGCCCGCCGCGGACCTAAAGGTGACCAAAACCGGGCCTGCCTCCGCTCTACCGGGCGGCCCCATCAGCTACACGGTTACCGTGGAAAACCTGGGGCCTTCCCCGGTTACGGGGGCTTCCTTCACGGACAACGTCCCCCCAGAGATCACGGGGGTGGCCTGGTCCTGTACCCCTTCAGGCGGGGCTAGCTGCAGCGCCCCTTCCGGAACCGGAAACGCCATCAGCCTCACCCTGAACCTGCCCGTGGGCGGCTCGGTAACCATCGCCATCTCGGGCACCGTGAGCCCTAGCGCCGCCGGACAGACCCTCGCCAACACCGCCAGCGCCTTCCCCCCTGCCGGTGTAACGGAGGTTAATCCCGACGACAACAGCTCAAGCGCTTCCACCGCCGTAGCCCTGGGCTACACCCTCTTGGGCTCCGTCTACCACGACCGGGAGCCCAACGGGGCCAAGAACGGGGAGGATTGGTCCAGTGGGGTCACGGTCTACGTGAAGCTGGTTCAGGGAAGCGCGGTGGTGGCGGTGCAGGCTGTAAGCCCCAGCGCGGGCACCTACGCTTTCTCCGCCGTGGTGCCGGGGACCTACACCCTGGTCTTGGACGACAACGGCAACACTTCGGACGCCACCCCCACCCCCCCTCCCGGCTGGCACTTCATCAACCCTGGAAGCGGAGCCCTAAGCGTAACGGTTAATGGGGACCTTTCGGGGCTGGACTTCGGCCTCTTCCATGGTACCCGCCTCACGGGCACGGTCTTCTACGACGACGGGGAGGGCGGGAACACGGCCAACAACGCCGTAAAGGAGGGGGCGGAAAGGGGCGTGGCCGGGGTGACGGTCACGGCCACGGACGGCACCCACACCCGCACCGCCCTCACGGACGGGAACGGGAACTACCTCCTCTGGATCCCCTATGGCTGGGGCACGGTCACCCTCTCCCACCCCACCCGCCCAGCCACCGGTTGGAACGACGGGAGCACCGCCCACCCTGTAGGGAGCTTTTCCGACGCCAACGCCCCCACTTCCCCCGGCGCGGTGGTGAACCTGGGGGCGGCCTCCAGCCTTCCCCCCGTCCTGGTGCGGCACTTCGGAGTGGTGCGGACGAGCCTCCTGAGGCCCCCGCAGTCCGGCCAGACCACAAGCCCCGGGGTCCACACCTTCGCCCACACCTTCCGCCCCGGCACCTTAGGCACCTTCACCCTGGACCTGGGGAGCGGAGCCTACGCCTACCAGGTGCGGGCCGACCGGAACTGCGACGGAGACTTTGACGACGCGGGCGAGGGCTTTTCCCCCTTCCCCCTTACCCTCACCGTGGGAAGCGCCTGGCCTAGGGAGGCTGACGGGAGCCTTAAGGCCTGCGCTCTAGAGGTGCGGGCCCTTGTTCCCCCCGGTGAGCCCGCGGGGCGCACGGATGTGGCCCTTCTTCAGGGGAGCCTGGCCTGGGCGGGGAGCGGTGTGGCCGAGCCCCTGGCCCTTACCGACCTCCTCACCGTGATCGGGGGGGAGGTGCGCCTCACCAAGGAGGTGCGGAACGCAACCCAAGGAGGACCCTTCGGCGGTACGGCCCAAGCCAAGCCGGGAGAGGTCCTGGAATACTGCATCACCTATCGCAATCTAGGCACCGCCCCGGTGACGAACCTAACCCTGGCCGACCCCATCCCCTTCTTCAGCGATCTCGTCCTTGGGGCCTACGGAGGTAAGGAGCTGAGGTGGACCCACGGGAGCACGGTCCAGGACCTCACCGCCGCCCAAGACGGCGACGCAGGCCACGTGGCCGGAGGGGTGGTCTACCTCCTGGTGGGAACCGTGAACCCAGGGGAAAGCGGTGGCCTGTGCTACCGGGTGCAGGTACGGTAA